DNA from Rosa rugosa chromosome 6, drRosRugo1.1, whole genome shotgun sequence:
GTGTATGAGGAATTTCTAGCTAGTTTCGGCATCTTACATTTTTGGTGGAACAAACCTATATTTCTAATTAATGATGTGTCCTACATTGTCGAGCTCGgttctcttttttcttcatcCGTGACTTTCACTCCCTATTTAACCAGTTTTGGAAAACTTGTTTCTCATAAAACTCAGCTAATTAAGTAGATTTCACACTGGGCCTAATATTTAGATTTTAatacatataaaagattatGCGAGATTAGTTAAATTATAGAATTTTATCGTATAATTGTGCATATATGTATGACACATTTTTTTTAAGCTGAAGAAATATATCTTTAATGAAGGCCATATGTGTCAATATATTTTACCACATCATATGCACAAAAAATTCTTCGAACAAATATATTATTTGCAAATTTAatatacaaaataaaataaaataaaacatttgtAAACCCCAAGTTGTTGAACCCTAGGAAATTCCACAAAACTATTATAAGAAGTGACGCAACATCTTTTAGCACTCCATTTGGGCCCTTACCTCTGTTTATTTCTGGTCTAAAACTTCCACATTTTTTTTGGGCCTACAAGTGGTTAAGCCCAACAACTCGGGTTCCCACCAAATATATAACAGGTAGGTTTTCACTCTCACACCTCCCTCTTTGTTAAGCCCTAGAAAACCCTAACTCTCGGAGAGTCGGAGGCGCCTCTGCTTAGCTTGCTCATCTCTTTCGGTCAGTACtcatttttcttcatcaatAACTGAAATTGTTTCGATCTGTATCCATTTTAAGCTCTTATCGTTTCATGTATAATGCCCTGTAATTTCAATTAGTGATTTTTTTTGAGGCGTAGCTGGATTCTCTGTTTGtttttttcgaaaatttatgGAAAATATGAACCAAAGTTGTGATCTTTTAGCATGTAGATCTATAGGGTAATTGCTTTTATTATATTGGTGTGGATATTTGGTTTATAGGCTCTTTGTTTGTATTGTGCTTGTTCTTGAAGTCCTTGGTGGAATTCCAGGGCATCACGTTGAAATGTAAATATTTGGTTTATTATTGTAGGATGAAATTGTTTTGGAACTGGGTTAAAAAAGATTTGAACTTTTGAACTAGCTAGAATTCGGTGCAGCCTTGTTTCAATGGTGAACAGAGCTTCGGTAGTCATTTtgatcttttatgtgtttagtaGATAGAAATGGGGAAAACTAACATGGGTGTTGGTGGTTGCTGTAAAAAGATAGTTGGACTGGCGGGTTATTATGTGAATATGGATGGAGTTAGGAACTTGGCATGTGCTTTTATGGTTTTGGGTGTTATTGAGTAGGAGCATATTGAGAGAATGAGAGCAGAGGTTTTATGTGTGTTTCTGTTTGTTCGATTTTTTTCATTCCTGATTTGTGAACTGAAGTCCTggatatttttgttttcttatgcAGCAGCGACAATGGTGAGAGTTAGCGTGCTGAATGATGCTCTCAAGAGCATGTACAATGCAGAGAAACGTGGTAAGCGTCAGGTGATGATCAGGCCGTCATCCAAAGTGATCATCAAGTTCCTTATTGTCATGCAAAAGCATGGTAAGTATCCAATACTTGAACATAATTCATTACTTCTGTTTTTGTTAGTCCATTTTTATGAATGTATGGATAtttatgtttttggttttcttcctTAGGATACATTGGAGAGTTCGAGTATGTTGACGACCACAGGTCTGGTAAAATTGTGGTCGAACTGAATGGAAGGCTTAACAAGTGTGGGGTCATTAGTCCTCGTTTTGATGTTGGTGTTAAGGAGATTGAAGGTTGGACTGCCAGGTTGCTTCCTTCAAGACAGGTTAGTCAAGCATTAGCAGTTAGCTTTCTTCTCGGAAAAAAGCATTGCAGTGGTCTTTCAAGTTTTAGAAATATGATATGATTTCGAGGCTCTGTTAAGTATACATATTTAATCTATAATTGTTGTTTTGAacaattttttgaaattttaaaaGATTAGCAGAACTCTTGGTGATTATATATAGTGTGGCCTTGAATTGTGATCATTCGTGCTCATCCTTCACTGGGCACTTGTGGTATAATTAGTTGCCTTGTTATGAATCAAATAGTGTTGTAAATTTATACCCTTTTTGCACTCTCACCTTATTAAGTTCACCTTACAAATTTGATCCTGCCACTTTCAGTTGAGCTTACTGCTTTTTGTTTGATCTTGCAGTTTGGATATATCGTGCTCACCACTTCTGCTGGCATCATGGACCATGAAGAGGCTAGAAGAAAGAATGTCGGTGGGAAAGTTCTTGGTTTCTTTTATTAGGCCAGCTTTCTATCAAGAATGAGACCAGGTTTTTCTGCTGCTGAGGACTTTGTGGGTGTGCTGATGCAGAACATCATAGacttttgtgtttgttttggatGCTTATAGAGATTTATTTAATGGGATTTGTTACTCCATCTATGGGATATTAATGTTTGTTTGTCCACACTGTCTTGTGGTTCCCGGTCTTAAATTATCGaatgaaatgaagaaattttGACTCAGTTTTCTTATCTTAAATCCTCCAAATACAATTTTGCAATGCATCGGTGATATTGCATATGctgttattttccaaattcatggTTATTTGTTGGCAAGTTATCTGCTGGACAATTAGCTCGACTACAACCGACAGTTTAGTTACAAATGATGAACGAGATCGAGTCTCATTTAGGGATATCTATATAGATTTTTAACCAACTAATTTGATGCTTTTTGGCTTTCATTGTTTGAATCTTTAATCTCCGAAGTGTGGATGTTTCATCAGATTCAAAACATGACCCGCATCTGTTGCTCGAACTTCTGTGGAAGAAGACTTCGGATGTAGGATAAATGCTCTTAACTTTGTGACGCACTTTGCGCCATTATTTGGAGGTGCAATCAAAGTCGGTTTAACTTGCATATGGTCAATACAAATTCCACATATAAAGACGTGTACGTACAAAGACAACATTTCTAGATTATAAACAAGAGGATGGATTGATGTTGATGTTCGAGCACAAAGACAGTAGTATATAAACCAGCGAAGGTTTTATTGGGAGAGATTACACAACTAAGTAGCACTCTCCATTGACATAGCTGGAATTTGAAGCATAATATAACTAATTTAACACAGAGAGACACAGAAAACAGAGTTTCTGGAATAATGCCAAAGATCGTAGTTGCCCTACCGTTGTTGGACGCCAAATGCCATTCATTCATAACCTAAACTTCAATCATCTTCCTCGTTGCCGTCACCATCTTTGTTGGTAGCAGCAGCAGCTGCACCACCAACTCTACCACCAATGTTGTCACCGCCACGACTCTCGGACTCAAACTCCATTCGAAGAAGATCGAAATTGCAGAGGTCGATGATAGAGatcagagagaaaaagagagattaGTGCTGGAAAGGTGACAAACAAACTTGAGCATGTCTATGACGTTTTGTAGGTGCAGGAAGTGGGCAGAGGATCTTCCCAGGATATACTCCATCCCCAACTTTCTTTGGGTTCTTTTCTGTTAACCTTTTTCTCACTCTTCaatccttttttattttgtttggcACCCAGAGTTTTagtctttttttaatttatggAAGCGTTGACGATTGTCAATCACACGTGTATGCGTTTAAGTCTTTTTCTAATTTATGAGAGTGTTGACGATTGTCAATCACAGATGTACACGCATTTTATaagtttttatatatttataaataatgagtaaaatttcaaacaaaaagTACTTTATAACCATTATGCAACAAAGCTCTCGTGAGTCGCGACATATTGTGTATAAAATTCCTCTACACGCCCCATCCTCTAGCCAGAGGAAAACGTTTGATGGAATGTTTCAAAAAGAAGTATATAGTTTTTCTTAAACCAAAAAAAActcttgatttttgttttgtttttttgttttttgtgaaAAAAGACTTCATACCTATACAGAATGACTACAGAGCCACTAAACCATGGGAACAAACTCATACCTATACAAAATCTCTTGAGAGTCTCAAAATATCTTAATTTTGTTAAGACAAAAATTATTCAAATTCATTTTCGTATGCACAGTTGTCATAAGCTTATACGTATATATGGATCTCTCTAAGCAATGATAGATCAATCATCAACGTACAATCGTGAGCTTCCATGATCCATATTTTCTTTAtgattttcaaaaataaaaaaatatgattGATGAATTGATTAAATAAATTTGAAACTAGTAAACATTCCTGTTCTTCTATCTTTTCAAATTTGAAATAAGTAAAATATTATCTTTTCATGTAAAATCTGTTGAAAATTTATTACAAAGTTCGAATTTAAACTTTTTTACCATCACATGAATCATGAATCATcaattttaatgaaatttttttttttcaaaatattatGAGCAAATAAATTCCTATATCTATTCTTTATATATAGCAGAGAAGTTATCTAGTACAGCAATGTGTACGGACGCATTGGTTTCACGTACAGTAAAGAGTCCCCCACGTATTAAACACGGAGAAAGAGAGACAGAACCAAAGAGGT
Protein-coding regions in this window:
- the LOC133715453 gene encoding small ribosomal subunit protein uS8z/uS8w, with translation MVRVSVLNDALKSMYNAEKRGKRQVMIRPSSKVIIKFLIVMQKHGYIGEFEYVDDHRSGKIVVELNGRLNKCGVISPRFDVGVKEIEGWTARLLPSRQFGYIVLTTSAGIMDHEEARRKNVGGKVLGFFY